A genomic stretch from Niallia sp. XMNu-256 includes:
- a CDS encoding DoxX family protein, translated as MKTKWWKTPGVSAIWTIIRIWLGVQWLTAGWGKITGGFEVNGFLQGAIAKAGGETPIVQGWYAGFLESVVLPNAGLFNVLIPWGEFLVGIGLILGAATIPALIAAAFMNLNFLLAGTISTNPEYLALAVILLFVGVGGYYWGIDRVALPALKEYFINKRNGGTEHKKPVAV; from the coding sequence ATGAAAACAAAATGGTGGAAAACTCCTGGGGTTAGTGCAATTTGGACAATTATAAGAATTTGGTTAGGTGTACAATGGCTGACAGCAGGATGGGGAAAAATAACAGGAGGATTTGAAGTAAACGGATTTTTGCAAGGAGCCATTGCAAAAGCAGGAGGAGAGACTCCTATTGTACAAGGGTGGTATGCGGGATTTTTAGAAAGTGTCGTTCTTCCTAATGCAGGGTTGTTTAATGTGTTAATTCCATGGGGGGAATTCCTAGTGGGAATTGGCTTAATTCTTGGCGCAGCAACCATCCCTGCTTTAATTGCTGCTGCTTTCATGAACTTAAACTTCCTTTTAGCTGGAACAATTAGTACAAATCCAGAATACCTAGCTTTAGCAGTGATCTTATTATTTGTAGGAGTTGGAGGCTATTACTGGGGTATTGACCGTGTTGCCCTTCCAGCCTTAAAAGAATATTTTATTAATAAAAGAAATGGCGGTACAGAACATAAGAAACCTGTAGCTGTATAA